In the genome of Luteitalea pratensis, the window ACAGCGCTGGTGCGCGAAGAGGATCGGCGGCGCGCGATCGAGGCCGGCTTCCAGTCGCACCTGGCAAAGCCGATCACCCGCGACGCCCTCGTCTCGACAATCAGTCTCCTACACCCACCTCGAAATCGAGCGTGAGCACGCCGGGCGCGGCGTCGACGCGGACGTGCTTCACGAGGCGCGCCAGCATCGCCAGGTCCAGCCCCGCGGCAGGCAGACGCGCCTGCCCGAGATCGCCGGCCGCGGCATCTGCGACAGCCTGGGCGATCAGGTCGTTGAGCAGCGTCACCGGCACCGGAATCGTGCCGGTCAGCCGCGCCCCGGTCAGCGCGGGCAGCCCGGTGGCCAGTTGCTGCTGTATCCAGGACTGCAATCGTCCACTCTCGGGCATTGGGCGGTCTTCCTCTCGGCGAGGGCGGGGAACGAATGTCGGCTCGGCGTTCGCGTCCACGACATGGAATCCAAACGCCAGTTCCAGGCCATTGGGTGTCGACGTACAGGTGGCGTGCGCGAGATGCGGCCACAGCGGCGCCAGGTCGGAGAGCAACGGTATGTCCGCGAGCGAGATCTGGACGAGGCGCCCCGACACCTGCACGAACGGCGGGAGCGGCACGAAGCGCAAGCCCAACGCGACCAACTGCGATGCCAGTTCGACCGTGACGATCGGCGAAGGGCGGAGCGCCACCAGGCGCTGCAGTCGTGCGTTCACGTGCAACGAGCCGTAGCGGATCTGCACGCGCTGATCCGGACCCAACGCGACACGTGCACCTGCGGGCCAACCCGGCAACAGGGGCAGCAGCTCGTCCACGACCCGGTGGTGCACGGGCAGGACGCCGTGCACCATCGCGCCGCGCAGTCGCGGCAGTCCCGCATGGACCTCGCCGAGCAGCCGCTCGATCAGACTCATCGTTCTCTCCCCAAAGCACGTCAGGGGCCAGTCGGAGTGATGTTGCCGGCCCAGTCGCTAGTGCGCAGGCGTCGTGATCAGGGCACAGCGCTTCCCAGTGTCCGGACGATCTCGTACTCGGCGCGAGTGACGGGCTGCACGGACAGCCGACTTCCCTTCTGGATCACCATCATGTCCTCGAGACCGGGAGTCTTCTTCAACGTCTCCAGCGGAATCGTTGCGGCGAATCGCGCGACGAACCCGATGTCCACCATGAACCACCGTGGCGCATCGGCAGAGCTGCCTTCGTCGAAATACTCGTGTCCGGCGGTCCAGGCAGTGTGGTCGGGATAACCAGCGCGGACAACCTCGGCCAGCCCGGTGACACCCGAAGGGTCAGCATTGGAGGCATAGAACAACACTTTGTCGCCGACCTGCATGCCGTCGCGCATGAAGTTCCGGGCTTGGTAGTTCCGAACGCCTTCCCAGCTCGCACGGCCGTCACGATCAAGATCGTCGATGGTGTAGGCGGCGGGCTCGCACTTCATCAACCAATACCGTATGGCCATCGGGTACTTTTCCTCCATTGAAGATTTATCAGCCACAACTGCACGTCGATGGGGGCAATTCGCCATATCGCGAGCACCCGTTATGAAATAGACCGTTACCCATCAGCTGGCTTGGCATTCCAAAGTGTAATTTCTACCTCGATTTTTTGACATGACGCATGGTCGTGACGTGAACGCCTTGTGTCATCGGAACGACTTCATGGCTCAGCATGTGCATAGCAGCCCGACAGCGTGTCTTTTTACCGCACACGCGAGCAAAATGTTCCGATACATCACCCTCCCAGCACTCGTCGTCACGCTTGCCGCCACTTTCATCCCCGCTCAGGTCGTCGCCCAAACAGTCCCTGACCTTCTGATTGCGCCGCGCGCACCCGCGGCTCCCAGACGGAACGGACCTGCGCGCCGCCTGCGAAAGGCGGGCATCAACCTGGGCGCGTTGGACTCCGCCACGGTCCGGCTTCAGCTCTTCGATGACGTGGCGCTGACGGTCAGTCGCACCAGGGAATATCGCCCGGCCAGCGACAAGCTGGTCTGGATCGGTCACGGCCCGGATGGATCCCAGGCCGTGCTGAGCGTGGTTCGCGGCGTGGTGACCGGCACGGTGTTTTTCGACAACCGCACCTTCGAGGTCACGATCGACCCGGATGGCGAATATACCGTCGCCGAACTCGACCCGGCCGCGTTCCCGCCCGACGACCCGATCGACCCTGCGCAGCTACAGATTCTTGACGCACCGGTCGACGGAGCGGCCGACCCGCCAATCGCCAACGCGGCGGCGAGCGGGGCGGTACAGGTCGACGCGATGATCGTCTGGACGCCGAACGCCGAGGCCGCCGCGGGCGGCCGCGCGGCCATGGAGAGCCTCGCTCTCGCCTCGGTCGCCAACGCCAACCTGGTGTACGCCAACAGCGGCATCAGCGCCCAGCTCAATCTCGTGTACGCCGCGCCGGTGTCGTTCACGGAGACGCCCACGTCGATCTCCACCGACCTGAGCGCCCTCCGCGGTACCAGCGACGGCTTCATGGACCAGGTGCACACGCTGCGCACGCAATACGGCGCCGACGTGGTGACCTTGATCGGCGAGGGCTATCGCGCGAGCGCTTGCGGCATCGCCTACCTGATGTCCACGGTGAGTACGTCTTTTGCGAGTAACGCATTCAATGTCGTCGACCGCACCTGTGCGGTGGGCAATCTGTCATACGCGCACGAAAACGGTCACAACCAGGGGCTCAATCACGACGCGGCCAACGCCAGCGGCACGGCGGCCTATTCGTACGCGTTTGGTTACCAGAGTCCGTCTGGGCTTTTCCGGACGGTGATGTCGTATGGCAGCGCGGTGCGGATACCGTTCCTGTCCAGTCCGACCGTGTTCTACAGCGGCCAGCCGACCGGCACCTCGAACGAGAACAACGCCAGAGCGCTCACCAACACCATCTCCACGGTGGCTGCGTTCAAGGCAACCACAAGTGCCCCGGCGCCGCCGACTTGCACGTACGCGGTGTCCACGACGTCAATCACCTTTCCGGCTGCGGGCGGGTCGCAGTCCGTGTCGGTCACCGCGCCGTCAGGCTGCAGCTGGCAGGCGGCCGGCGATGCAGCCGCCAGCTGGGTCAGCCTCAGCACGTCCGGTGGATCGGGCAGCGGGACGGTGACGGTCAGCGCGGCAGCCAACGCCGGCGCGGCGCGCAGCGCCATCGTGACCATCGCCGGCCAGGCGGTCGCGATGGGCGAAGCGGCGGCCGTCACACCGCCAGCGGGTGGAGGCGTCAACGTCGCGGCGGCCAGTGCGGGCGCCACGGCATCGGCGTCGACGACCTATCCCGGCTACGGCCCCGCCGGAGCGATCAACGGCGACCGTCGAGGCGCCAACTGGGGCGCGGGCGCCGGCTGGAACGACGCCACGCCGGGCAGCTTCCCCGACTGGCTGCAGGTCGATTTCGCGGGCACCAGGACCATCAGCGAAGTCCGCCTCTTCAGCGTCCAGGACAACTACAGCAATCCGGTCGAGCCGACCACCACGCAGACCTTCAGCCTCTACGGCATCACCAGCTTCACCGTGCAGTACTGGGATGGCGCGCAGTGGCTGACCGTCCCCGGCGGCGCCATCATCGGCAACCAGCACGTCTGGCGCACGGTCACGTTCCCGGCCATCAGTACCTCGCGGATCCGGATCGTGATCACCGGCGCGAGCGACAGCTACAGCCGCCTCACCGAGGTCGAGGCCTATGAGACCGCCGCGCCAGTGGTTCCGTCGGGCAGCAATGTCGCGGCGGCCAGTGCGGGCGCCACGGCATCGGCGTCGACGACCTATCCCGGCTACGGCCCCGCCGGAGCGATCAACGGCGACCGTCGAGGCGCCAACTGGGGCGCGGGCGCCGGCTGGAACGACGCTTCGGCCGACAGCTACCCCGACTGGCTACAGATCAACTTCGCCGGAGCCAAGACGATCAGTGAAGTCCGCATCTTCACCGTCCAGGACAACTACACCGCCCCCGTAGAGCCAACCCCCACCCAGACATTCTCGTCCTACGGTGTCACGGGCTTCACGGTGCAGTACTGGGACGGGGCACAATGGGTGACCCCTCCGGGCGGCACGATCATCGGCAATCGCAACGTCTGGCGCACGGTCACCTTCCCGGCTGTCACCACCGCCCATATCCGCGTCCTGG includes:
- a CDS encoding EVE domain-containing protein: MANCPHRRAVVADKSSMEEKYPMAIRYWLMKCEPAAYTIDDLDRDGRASWEGVRNYQARNFMRDGMQVGDKVLFYASNADPSGVTGLAEVVRAGYPDHTAWTAGHEYFDEGSSADAPRWFMVDIGFVARFAATIPLETLKKTPGLEDMMVIQKGSRLSVQPVTRAEYEIVRTLGSAVP
- a CDS encoding discoidin domain-containing protein; the encoded protein is MFRYITLPALVVTLAATFIPAQVVAQTVPDLLIAPRAPAAPRRNGPARRLRKAGINLGALDSATVRLQLFDDVALTVSRTREYRPASDKLVWIGHGPDGSQAVLSVVRGVVTGTVFFDNRTFEVTIDPDGEYTVAELDPAAFPPDDPIDPAQLQILDAPVDGAADPPIANAAASGAVQVDAMIVWTPNAEAAAGGRAAMESLALASVANANLVYANSGISAQLNLVYAAPVSFTETPTSISTDLSALRGTSDGFMDQVHTLRTQYGADVVTLIGEGYRASACGIAYLMSTVSTSFASNAFNVVDRTCAVGNLSYAHENGHNQGLNHDAANASGTAAYSYAFGYQSPSGLFRTVMSYGSAVRIPFLSSPTVFYSGQPTGTSNENNARALTNTISTVAAFKATTSAPAPPTCTYAVSTTSITFPAAGGSQSVSVTAPSGCSWQAAGDAAASWVSLSTSGGSGSGTVTVSAAANAGAARSAIVTIAGQAVAMGEAAAVTPPAGGGVNVAAASAGATASASTTYPGYGPAGAINGDRRGANWGAGAGWNDATPGSFPDWLQVDFAGTRTISEVRLFSVQDNYSNPVEPTTTQTFSLYGITSFTVQYWDGAQWLTVPGGAIIGNQHVWRTVTFPAISTSRIRIVITGASDSYSRLTEVEAYETAAPVVPSGSNVAAASAGATASASTTYPGYGPAGAINGDRRGANWGAGAGWNDASADSYPDWLQINFAGAKTISEVRIFTVQDNYTAPVEPTPTQTFSSYGVTGFTVQYWDGAQWVTPPGGTIIGNRNVWRTVTFPAVTTAHIRVLVTDALGAYSRLTEVEAYESGAAPAPAPAPAGSLNVAAASAGANVSASTTYSSAFSPAGAINGDRKGSNWGAGGGWNDASASSYPDWLQVDFAGAKTISEVRIFTVQDNYTAPVEPTPTQTFSSYGVTGFTVQYWDGAQWVTPPGGTIIGNRNVWRTVTFPAVTTAHIRVLVTDALGAYSRLTEVEAY